In Phoenix dactylifera cultivar Barhee BC4 chromosome 11, palm_55x_up_171113_PBpolish2nd_filt_p, whole genome shotgun sequence, the following are encoded in one genomic region:
- the LOC103709509 gene encoding 60S ribosomal protein L37a-1-like isoform X2 — protein sequence MTKRTKKAGIVGKYGTRYGASLRKQIKKMEVSQHAKYFCEFCGKYAVKRKAVGIWGCKDCGKVKAGGAYTLNTASAVTVRSTIRRLREATEG from the exons ACGAAGCGAACCAAGAAGGCTGGAATTGTTGGCAAATATG GTACCAGATATGGTGCTAGTTTGCGAAAGCAAATCAAGAAAATGGAAGTCTCCCAGCATGCCAAGTATTTCTGTGAGTTCTGTGGAAAG TAtgctgtgaagagaaaggcagTTGGAATTTGGGGGTGCAAGGACTGTGGGAAGGTCAAGGCTGGGGGTGCTTATACATTGAA TACTGCCAGCGCTGTTACCGTGCGGAGCACGATTCGTCGGTTGAGGGAAGCAACTGAAGGGTAA
- the LOC103709509 gene encoding 60S ribosomal protein L37a-1-like isoform X1, protein MQTKRTKKAGIVGKYGTRYGASLRKQIKKMEVSQHAKYFCEFCGKYAVKRKAVGIWGCKDCGKVKAGGAYTLNTASAVTVRSTIRRLREATEG, encoded by the exons atgCAGACGAAGCGAACCAAGAAGGCTGGAATTGTTGGCAAATATG GTACCAGATATGGTGCTAGTTTGCGAAAGCAAATCAAGAAAATGGAAGTCTCCCAGCATGCCAAGTATTTCTGTGAGTTCTGTGGAAAG TAtgctgtgaagagaaaggcagTTGGAATTTGGGGGTGCAAGGACTGTGGGAAGGTCAAGGCTGGGGGTGCTTATACATTGAA TACTGCCAGCGCTGTTACCGTGCGGAGCACGATTCGTCGGTTGAGGGAAGCAACTGAAGGGTAA